The following coding sequences lie in one Paenibacillus durus ATCC 35681 genomic window:
- the ispD gene encoding 2-C-methyl-D-erythritol 4-phosphate cytidylyltransferase, whose translation MANSVGVVVVAAGRGTRMGTEESKQYLLLQGKPIVVHTLEVFQRHERISEIVLVTGAEDMERCRKWSEEYGLSKIKDIVAGGAERQHSVYRGLERLSTEWVMVHDGVRPFVRPSDIDACYEEAGRTGASVLAVPVKDTIKQVDERGRVLSTPDRRSLWAIQTPQTFRLSQLRAAYEAADKEGFVGTDDSSLAERAGIPVAVVEGSYSNIKITTPDDLEYAEFTVTMRREGQA comes from the coding sequence ATGGCAAACAGTGTCGGCGTCGTCGTTGTGGCGGCAGGCAGAGGAACACGAATGGGAACGGAAGAAAGCAAGCAGTATCTGCTGCTGCAGGGCAAGCCGATCGTCGTGCATACGCTGGAAGTGTTCCAGCGGCACGAACGGATCTCGGAGATCGTGCTCGTTACCGGAGCGGAGGATATGGAACGCTGCCGGAAATGGAGCGAGGAGTACGGGCTGAGCAAAATAAAAGACATCGTAGCCGGCGGTGCCGAGCGGCAGCATTCCGTATACCGGGGACTGGAACGGCTAAGTACGGAATGGGTAATGGTCCATGACGGAGTCCGGCCGTTTGTGCGTCCCTCTGATATAGACGCCTGCTATGAAGAAGCGGGGCGGACCGGCGCGTCCGTCCTTGCCGTTCCGGTCAAGGATACGATCAAGCAGGTAGACGAGCGGGGGAGAGTGCTCTCCACGCCGGACCGGCGCAGTCTGTGGGCGATCCAGACCCCGCAGACTTTTCGTCTGTCACAGCTTCGCGCGGCTTATGAAGCGGCGGACAAGGAAGGTTTTGTCGGCACCGATGATTCCAGCCTGGCCGAGCGGGCCGGGATACCGGTTGCCGTAGTGGAAGGAAGCTACAGCAATATTAAAATTACAACGCCCGATGATTTGGAGTATGCGGAATTTACAGTAACTATGAGGAGAGAGGGACAAGCATGA
- a CDS encoding PIN/TRAM domain-containing protein gives MWKKWILLFAALCGGFSGYSLYHAAERDFPEGMNRLGNTLPIEGSLLFAVLGAIIFLFAVALCADWAEERLRKAVRYCSQKPMDELAAGTAGILGGLLLALLLYPCITWLGKAGELLQVPVTAGLGYLGLRIGLEKKRELAALWATGRFGQATEPEAPGPEEHKILDTSVIIDGRIADICKTGFIEGTIVIPEFVLEELQHIADSSDLLKRNRGRRGLDILNKIQKELDVKVLIYEGDFEEISEVDSKLVKLAKVLHGKVVTNDFNLNKVCELQGVSVLNINDLANAVKPVVLPGEEIIVQVIKDGKEHGQGVAYLDDGTMIVVEGGREFIGSTMEVLVTSVLQTSAGRMIFAKPKLLEKAQ, from the coding sequence ATGTGGAAAAAATGGATTTTATTATTTGCCGCACTATGCGGAGGCTTTTCGGGCTACTCGCTGTATCATGCCGCAGAGCGGGATTTTCCGGAAGGCATGAACAGGCTGGGAAACACCCTGCCGATTGAAGGAAGTCTTTTGTTTGCGGTGCTGGGTGCCATTATTTTTTTGTTCGCGGTGGCGTTATGCGCAGATTGGGCGGAGGAAAGACTGCGGAAGGCGGTACGGTACTGTTCTCAGAAGCCGATGGATGAATTGGCTGCCGGAACGGCGGGAATTTTGGGGGGATTGCTGCTGGCGCTGCTGCTCTATCCTTGCATAACATGGCTGGGCAAAGCAGGCGAGCTCCTTCAGGTGCCTGTTACGGCTGGCTTGGGATATTTGGGGCTGCGAATAGGTCTTGAGAAGAAGAGGGAGCTGGCGGCGCTCTGGGCAACTGGAAGGTTCGGCCAAGCTACGGAGCCGGAAGCCCCAGGTCCGGAGGAGCATAAAATTCTCGATACCAGCGTCATCATCGACGGACGGATTGCGGATATTTGCAAGACGGGATTCATTGAGGGAACCATTGTCATCCCTGAATTTGTGCTGGAGGAGCTGCAGCATATTGCCGACTCATCCGATCTGCTCAAGCGCAACAGGGGCCGCCGGGGTCTGGACATTCTCAATAAAATACAAAAAGAGCTGGACGTTAAGGTGCTGATATACGAGGGGGATTTCGAGGAAATCTCCGAGGTGGACAGCAAGCTGGTGAAGCTGGCGAAGGTGCTGCATGGCAAAGTCGTAACCAATGATTTCAATTTAAACAAGGTATGCGAGCTGCAAGGCGTCTCTGTGCTGAATATCAATGACCTGGCCAATGCGGTGAAGCCGGTGGTGCTGCCGGGCGAGGAGATCATCGTTCAGGTAATCAAGGACGGCAAGGAGCACGGACAAGGGGTCGCCTATCTGGATGACGGTACCATGATTGTCGTGGAGGGCGGCCGCGAATTTATCGGCAGCACGATGGAAGTGCTTGTGACCAGCGTGCTGCAGACGTCGGCGGGGCGGATGATTTTTGCGAAGCCGAAGCTTCTGGAAAAAGCACAGTAG
- the pssA gene encoding CDP-diacylglycerol--serine O-phosphatidyltransferase — MIQKSIPSLFTLGNLLLGMFGIMMALNGKIGMAAIMVIIAMLADCLDGRVARALGAESEFGKELDSLSDVVSFGVAPALIMYVASLHDLHNALAWSVTAIFPMFGALRLARFNVHPGIPGYFIGLPIPAAGGVLSTLSLFHKDVPPVFMVIAALLLSYLMVSTVKYPNFKKVGLPRKAVIGAPVVVIIAVAVAVVFPDQISKMIFVLLALYALYGFKQNIDRLAARRRRRNRRRSDDEAYHSKNG; from the coding sequence ATGATACAAAAATCAATTCCGAGTCTGTTCACGCTGGGAAATTTATTGCTCGGAATGTTCGGCATCATGATGGCGCTCAACGGTAAAATCGGTATGGCGGCAATTATGGTCATTATCGCGATGCTTGCCGATTGCCTGGACGGCCGTGTAGCCCGGGCTCTTGGCGCGGAAAGCGAATTTGGCAAAGAGCTGGACTCGCTGTCGGATGTTGTTTCCTTTGGTGTCGCACCCGCTCTTATAATGTACGTGGCAAGTCTGCACGATTTGCATAATGCGTTGGCTTGGTCGGTTACCGCTATTTTTCCAATGTTCGGTGCGCTTCGTTTGGCCCGCTTCAATGTCCACCCGGGTATTCCCGGTTATTTCATTGGCCTGCCGATCCCGGCAGCCGGAGGCGTACTTTCGACGCTGTCCCTGTTCCATAAGGATGTGCCCCCGGTTTTCATGGTTATCGCTGCGCTGCTTCTGTCCTACCTGATGGTCAGCACGGTGAAGTATCCGAATTTTAAAAAAGTCGGGCTGCCCAGAAAAGCGGTCATCGGCGCACCGGTCGTCGTTATCATTGCTGTAGCAGTTGCTGTTGTATTTCCGGACCAGATTTCTAAAATGATCTTTGTTCTGCTGGCCTTATACGCCTTGTACGGCTTCAAGCAGAATATTGACAGACTGGCGGCCAGACGCCGCCGCCGCAACAGAAGACGTTCGGATGACGAGGCTTATCACTCCAAGAACGGGTAA
- the disA gene encoding DNA integrity scanning diadenylate cyclase DisA, with amino-acid sequence MKDYQLENMNDLLRLAAPGTSFREGLENVLRAKTGALIVVGYSPEVMEVVDGGFSINCDFSPNYLYELAKMDGAIILSEDLKRILYANTQLIPDPSITSIETGIRHRTAERVAKQTGKLVVSISQRRNIITLYQGSIRYALKDIGVILTKANQAIQTLEKYKAVLTQSLTNLSASEYEGIVTVPEVVGVIQRVEMVLRIKMEIKRYITELGNEGRLISMQMEELVGNTEEEAWLLYRDYAREEEEDKIREIIAGLKRASDDELMDDNHIARLLGFSSTSVSSEESVTPRGYRLLNKIPRLPNVIIRNLVERFEILPNLMMASIAELDEVDGIGEARARGIQDGLKRLQKQVLIDRQM; translated from the coding sequence ATGAAAGATTATCAACTGGAAAATATGAACGATCTGCTCAGGCTAGCCGCACCGGGCACATCCTTTCGGGAAGGGCTGGAAAATGTGCTGCGGGCCAAGACAGGCGCGCTGATTGTCGTCGGCTACAGTCCCGAGGTGATGGAGGTAGTGGATGGGGGATTTTCCATCAACTGTGATTTTTCACCCAATTATTTGTATGAGCTGGCCAAGATGGACGGCGCGATTATTCTGAGTGAAGATCTAAAACGCATACTATATGCCAACACTCAATTGATTCCCGACCCCTCGATTACCTCGATCGAGACGGGAATCCGCCACCGGACGGCTGAACGGGTTGCGAAACAGACAGGCAAGCTGGTCGTATCCATTTCCCAGCGGCGCAACATCATCACGCTCTATCAGGGCTCCATCCGGTATGCGCTTAAAGATATCGGCGTCATTCTGACCAAAGCCAACCAAGCGATTCAGACCTTGGAGAAGTATAAAGCCGTCCTCACCCAGTCGCTGACGAACCTCTCGGCCTCCGAGTACGAAGGCATCGTTACCGTGCCTGAAGTAGTTGGTGTCATTCAGCGTGTGGAGATGGTGCTCCGTATCAAGATGGAGATCAAGCGCTATATCACCGAGCTGGGCAACGAAGGACGCCTGATCAGCATGCAGATGGAAGAACTGGTCGGAAATACCGAGGAAGAGGCGTGGCTTCTGTACAGAGACTATGCAAGGGAAGAGGAAGAAGACAAAATCCGCGAAATTATCGCCGGACTGAAGCGAGCGAGCGACGATGAGCTGATGGACGACAATCATATCGCCCGGCTTCTCGGCTTCTCGTCTACCTCTGTCTCTTCCGAAGAGTCGGTCACACCGCGTGGCTACCGGCTGCTTAACAAAATTCCCCGGCTGCCGAATGTCATTATCCGTAATCTGGTGGAACGTTTCGAAATACTGCCCAATCTCATGATGGCGAGCATAGCGGAACTGGATGAGGTAGATGGAATCGGAGAGGCGCGGGCGCGGGGAATTCAGGACGGATTAAAACGGCTGCAAAAACAAGTTCTTATTGACAGGCAAATGTAA
- the radA gene encoding DNA repair protein RadA, whose amino-acid sequence MAKTKTKFYCTECGYESPKWLGKCPGCQAWNSMVEETESVVKTQGMSTPVFHSKEKPQSIINIESDQEPRILTGIGELNRVLGGGIVPGSLVLVGGDPGIGKSTLLLQTSHALTTQGLRVLYISGEESVRQTRLRADRLGALSSELYVLCETNMEAIEEAIEAIQPNFLVIDSIQTVFLPEVTSAPGSVSQVRECTTRFMRIAKIRGIATVLVGHVTKEGAIAGPRMLEHMVDCVLYFEGERHHTYRLLRAVKNRFGSTNEIGIFEMGEIGLSEVGNPSELFLSERPLGVAGSTVVASMEGTRPVLVELQALVAATHFPSPRRMSTGLDNQRMALIIAVLEKRMGMFLQNQDAYLNVAGGVKLDEPAIDLAVAVSIASSFRDIPTQPYDVFFGEVGLTGEVRGVARAETRVKEAAKLGFRRVIMPEKSLKGWKHPQDIQIIGVSTVADALAVALN is encoded by the coding sequence ATGGCAAAGACAAAAACAAAATTTTACTGCACTGAATGCGGGTACGAGTCTCCGAAATGGCTCGGGAAATGCCCGGGATGTCAGGCTTGGAATAGCATGGTGGAGGAAACGGAAAGCGTAGTCAAAACTCAGGGAATGAGCACTCCCGTTTTTCATAGTAAAGAAAAGCCGCAGTCCATCATAAATATAGAAAGCGATCAGGAACCGCGCATATTGACCGGCATCGGAGAACTAAACCGGGTGCTTGGGGGCGGGATTGTGCCGGGATCTCTAGTGCTTGTGGGAGGCGACCCGGGCATAGGGAAATCGACGCTGCTGCTGCAGACCTCACATGCGCTGACCACGCAGGGATTGCGCGTGCTGTACATTTCAGGAGAAGAATCGGTTCGTCAGACGAGGCTGCGGGCGGACCGGCTCGGAGCCCTGTCATCCGAGCTGTATGTGCTCTGTGAGACCAATATGGAGGCGATTGAGGAAGCGATTGAGGCGATTCAGCCTAATTTTCTGGTCATTGACTCCATACAGACGGTGTTTCTGCCGGAAGTGACAAGCGCGCCGGGGAGCGTGTCGCAGGTTCGCGAATGTACGACAAGATTTATGCGGATCGCCAAGATTCGCGGCATTGCGACCGTACTGGTCGGGCATGTTACGAAGGAAGGCGCAATCGCGGGACCCCGGATGCTGGAGCATATGGTGGACTGCGTGCTGTATTTCGAAGGCGAGCGCCATCATACGTACCGGCTGCTGCGGGCCGTCAAGAACCGTTTCGGTTCGACGAATGAAATCGGCATTTTTGAAATGGGCGAAATCGGCCTGTCCGAGGTTGGCAATCCGTCTGAGCTGTTCCTTTCCGAGCGGCCCCTTGGCGTAGCGGGTTCCACAGTTGTAGCCAGCATGGAGGGTACGCGCCCGGTGCTGGTGGAACTGCAGGCGCTTGTCGCCGCCACGCATTTCCCCTCGCCGAGGAGGATGTCAACCGGACTGGATAACCAAAGGATGGCGCTCATTATCGCTGTGCTGGAGAAGCGGATGGGCATGTTCCTGCAGAATCAGGATGCCTATCTTAACGTTGCGGGCGGGGTTAAGCTGGATGAGCCGGCCATTGATCTGGCAGTCGCGGTCAGTATTGCTTCGAGCTTCCGGGATATCCCGACCCAGCCGTACGACGTATTCTTCGGCGAGGTGGGGCTTACGGGGGAAGTCAGAGGCGTCGCGCGCGCGGAGACGCGCGTCAAGGAAGCCGCCAAGCTGGGGTTCCGCCGGGTTATTATGCCCGAGAAGAGCCTGAAAGGCTGGAAGCATCCGCAGGATATACAGATTATCGGGGTAAGTACCGTAGCAGACGCATTAGCGGTCGCATTAAATTAG
- the clpC gene encoding ATP-dependent protease ATP-binding subunit ClpC — protein sequence MMFGRFTERAQKVLALAQEEAVRLGHNNIGTEHILLGLIREGDGIAAKALIALGLGLEKIQDEVETLIGRGQEQPTNIAYTPRAKKVIELSMDEARKLGHTYVGTEHILLGLIREGEGVAARVLNNLGISLNKARQQVLQLLGSSESTSSHSGGPSNVSTPTLDGLARDLTAYAKDGHLDPVIGRSKEIERVIQVLSRRTKNNPVLIGEPGVGKTAIAEGLAQKIINNEIPETLRDKRVMTLDMGSVVAGTKYRGEFEDRLKKIMDEIRQAGNIVLFIDELHTLIGAGGAEGAIDASNILKPALARGELQCIGATTLDEYRKYIEKDAALERRFQPITVDQPTPDEAVQILYGLRDRYEAHHRVKITDEAIVQAVKLSDRYITDRFLPDKAIDLIDEAGSKVRLNSYTIPPNLKELETRLDDIRKEKDAAVQSQEFEKAAALRDTEQKIREELDTTKNQWKEKQGRTDSEVTPEDIAQVVASWTGIPVNKLKEEETERLLNMEALLHDRVIGQDEAVKAVSRAIRRARAGLKDPKRPMGSFIFLGPTGVGKTELARALAEAMFGDENAVIRIDMSEYMEKHSTSRLVGAPPGYVGYEEGGQLTEKVRRKPYSVVLLDEIEKAHPEVFNILLQVLEDGRLTDSKGRVVDFRNTLIILTSNVGAQAIKRNSTLGFTAVQDAGAEYSSMKGKVMDELKKSFRPEFLNRIDEIIVFHSLEEKHIAEIVTLMSEELRKRLREYAVDFELTDNAKAFLAKEGFDPAFGARPLRRAIQKHIEDRLSEEMLKGNITKGDLLKIDEENGELTVRKKETVSLEKDGE from the coding sequence ATGATGTTTGGCAGATTTACAGAACGCGCGCAAAAAGTACTTGCGTTGGCACAGGAAGAGGCCGTTCGGCTGGGACACAATAATATCGGCACAGAACATATTTTGCTCGGACTTATTCGCGAAGGCGACGGCATTGCCGCCAAAGCTTTGATTGCCCTTGGTCTCGGTCTGGAAAAAATTCAGGACGAGGTAGAGACGCTGATCGGCAGAGGACAAGAGCAGCCGACGAACATCGCGTACACCCCGCGAGCCAAGAAGGTCATCGAGCTGTCGATGGACGAAGCCCGTAAGCTGGGCCACACCTACGTTGGCACCGAGCACATCCTCCTTGGACTCATCCGCGAGGGTGAAGGCGTAGCTGCCCGCGTACTGAACAACCTGGGCATCAGCCTGAACAAGGCCCGTCAACAGGTTCTGCAGCTGCTGGGTAGCAGCGAGTCCACTTCGAGCCACAGCGGCGGCCCATCCAATGTCAGCACACCGACGCTTGACGGATTGGCCCGCGACCTGACGGCTTATGCCAAAGATGGACATCTTGACCCGGTTATCGGGCGAAGCAAAGAAATTGAACGCGTCATTCAGGTGCTGAGCCGCCGGACGAAGAACAATCCGGTGCTGATCGGTGAGCCTGGGGTAGGTAAAACGGCAATCGCCGAAGGCTTGGCACAAAAGATTATCAATAACGAGATTCCCGAAACACTGCGTGACAAGCGTGTAATGACGCTGGATATGGGCTCGGTCGTTGCCGGCACCAAATATCGCGGTGAATTCGAAGATCGTCTCAAAAAGATCATGGATGAAATTCGTCAGGCGGGCAACATTGTGCTCTTCATCGACGAATTGCATACGCTGATCGGCGCAGGCGGGGCTGAGGGCGCCATTGACGCCTCCAACATTCTGAAACCTGCGCTGGCCCGCGGCGAGCTGCAATGCATCGGCGCGACAACGCTGGATGAGTACCGCAAGTACATCGAGAAGGATGCGGCTCTGGAGCGTCGCTTCCAACCGATCACGGTAGATCAGCCTACTCCGGACGAAGCCGTTCAAATCCTTTACGGCCTGCGTGACCGCTATGAAGCGCATCACCGCGTAAAAATTACGGATGAGGCGATCGTTCAAGCCGTGAAGCTGTCCGACCGCTATATCACCGACCGCTTCCTGCCGGACAAGGCGATCGATCTTATTGATGAAGCGGGCTCCAAAGTAAGGCTGAACTCTTATACGATTCCGCCGAATTTGAAAGAGCTGGAAACCCGGCTGGACGATATCCGCAAGGAGAAAGACGCCGCTGTGCAAAGCCAGGAGTTCGAAAAAGCGGCTGCCCTTCGTGATACGGAGCAAAAAATCCGCGAAGAGCTTGATACGACGAAGAATCAATGGAAAGAAAAACAAGGCCGTACCGATTCCGAGGTTACCCCTGAGGATATCGCTCAAGTGGTGGCCAGCTGGACCGGAATTCCGGTTAATAAGCTGAAAGAAGAAGAGACGGAACGCCTGCTTAATATGGAAGCCCTGCTGCATGATCGGGTTATCGGCCAGGATGAAGCCGTCAAAGCGGTCAGCCGGGCCATCCGCCGGGCTCGCGCGGGTCTGAAAGATCCGAAGCGTCCGATGGGCTCCTTTATCTTCCTCGGCCCGACTGGGGTTGGTAAGACGGAACTTGCGCGTGCTCTTGCCGAAGCAATGTTTGGAGACGAGAATGCCGTTATCCGTATTGATATGTCGGAGTACATGGAGAAACACTCCACTTCCCGCCTTGTAGGGGCGCCTCCGGGATATGTAGGCTACGAAGAAGGCGGACAGCTTACCGAGAAAGTACGCCGCAAGCCGTACTCGGTAGTTCTGCTCGATGAAATTGAGAAGGCGCACCCTGAAGTGTTCAACATTCTGCTGCAGGTGCTGGAAGACGGCCGCTTGACCGATTCCAAAGGCCGCGTTGTCGATTTCCGCAATACGCTGATCATTCTGACCTCGAACGTTGGCGCTCAAGCGATCAAACGCAACTCCACGCTCGGATTTACGGCGGTACAGGATGCCGGCGCCGAGTACTCGAGCATGAAGGGCAAAGTCATGGATGAGCTGAAGAAGAGCTTCCGTCCGGAGTTCCTGAACCGGATCGACGAAATCATCGTATTCCACTCGCTGGAAGAGAAGCACATCGCCGAGATCGTTACGCTGATGTCCGAAGAGCTGCGCAAGCGGCTGCGTGAATACGCCGTCGATTTCGAACTGACGGACAATGCGAAAGCTTTCCTGGCGAAAGAAGGATTTGATCCGGCCTTCGGAGCGCGTCCGCTGCGCCGCGCAATCCAGAAGCATATCGAGGACCGTCTGTCCGAAGAGATGCTGAAAGGCAATATTACCAAGGGCGATTTGCTCAAGATTGACGAAGAGAACGGCGAACTGACAGTGCGCAAGAAAGAGACGGTATCGCTGGAGAAGGACGGAGAATAA